From a region of the Bacillus alveayuensis genome:
- a CDS encoding DUF4097 and DUF4098 domain-containing protein YvlB (product_source=COG3595; cath_funfam=3.30.54.20; cog=COG3595; pfam=PF13349; smart=SM00668): MKEERKRILKMVEKGELSAEEAITLIEKLEEEYKNKEAEMLNELSVEVLSTNDGQHESKQKTSKASSFAAKFMDFVDAALKKVKDLEFDFNFGQSVQFSHIFQLQKPNAVELSIHLLNGSVTVEPWNEEDIRVECEIKAFKTEEVTTAREMFLQYTQCQMEGNRFVFFTDKRTMKVNAIFYVPARIYQQVKIKLFNGPIRGERLKIENLKAKTANGMISFKRVEGKKVVMQTANGQIKLNQFSYDDVDLETINGLVDVNGQARKLDLQSFNGHLIVKMNEPSCHTIYAKTTTGNIDFDFPEHMAIDGEWKSNLGSFSYDPSQLTIIDEKNEVLQKKLRFTTNPLSENRLTLFAETKTGSIFLKP, encoded by the coding sequence ATGAAAGAGGAACGGAAACGTATTTTAAAAATGGTGGAGAAAGGGGAGCTGTCGGCGGAGGAAGCCATTACATTAATAGAAAAGCTTGAAGAAGAATACAAAAATAAGGAAGCAGAAATGCTAAATGAATTATCGGTTGAAGTGCTTTCTACAAATGATGGGCAGCATGAGTCGAAGCAGAAAACATCAAAAGCTTCTAGCTTTGCCGCAAAATTTATGGATTTTGTTGATGCAGCATTGAAAAAAGTAAAGGATTTAGAGTTTGATTTTAACTTCGGCCAATCAGTGCAGTTTTCACATATTTTCCAGCTGCAAAAGCCGAATGCAGTTGAACTATCCATTCACCTTTTGAATGGAAGTGTGACGGTAGAACCTTGGAATGAAGAAGATATTCGAGTGGAATGTGAGATTAAAGCTTTTAAAACAGAAGAAGTGACGACTGCTCGTGAGATGTTTTTACAATATACACAATGTCAAATGGAAGGGAACCGTTTCGTCTTTTTCACTGATAAGAGAACGATGAAAGTCAATGCAATTTTTTACGTACCAGCTCGTATTTATCAACAAGTGAAAATTAAGCTGTTTAATGGACCGATTAGAGGGGAAAGGTTAAAAATAGAAAATTTAAAAGCGAAAACAGCGAATGGTATGATTTCATTTAAACGGGTTGAAGGGAAAAAAGTGGTGATGCAAACGGCAAATGGGCAAATAAAATTAAATCAGTTTTCTTATGACGATGTAGATTTGGAAACGATCAATGGGTTAGTGGATGTCAATGGGCAGGCTCGGAAATTAGATTTACAAAGCTTTAATGGACATTTAATCGTCAAGATGAATGAACCGTCCTGTCATACCATATATGCGAAAACGACAACAGGGAATATTGATTTTGATTTCCCTGAGCATATGGCGATTGACGGTGAATGGAAATCAAATTTAGGCTCATTCTCATATGACCCTTCACAATTAACGATCATTGATGAAAAAAATGAAGTTTTACAGAAGAAATTGCGTTTTACAACAAATCCGCTTAGTGAGAATAGACTCACATTATTTGCAGAAACCAAAACAGGTTCTATTTTTTTAAAACCATGA
- a CDS encoding phage shock protein PspC (stress-responsive transcriptional regulator) (product_source=COG1983; cog=COG1983; pfam=PF04024; superfamily=161098; transmembrane_helix_parts=Inside_1_32,TMhelix_33_55,Outside_56_69), producing the protein MKRLYRSRNNSKLAGVLGGIAEYFQLDPAIVRLVFVILLVLTTFVPFGLIYLAAMVIIPEEKDVSQNDD; encoded by the coding sequence TTGAAACGATTGTATCGTTCTCGAAATAATAGTAAACTTGCTGGGGTGCTTGGCGGTATTGCGGAATATTTCCAACTAGATCCGGCGATTGTTCGTTTAGTCTTTGTCATTTTATTGGTGTTAACAACCTTTGTACCATTTGGGCTTATTTATTTGGCTGCGATGGTGATTATTCCAGAAGAGAAGGATGTAAGTCAAAATGATGATTAG
- a CDS encoding putative membrane protein (product_source=KO:K08972; cog=COG1950; ko=KO:K08972; pfam=PF04020; superfamily=82704; transmembrane_helix_parts=Inside_1_4,TMhelix_5_22,Outside_23_25,TMhelix_26_48,Inside_49_54,TMhelix_55_77,Outside_78_86,TMhelix_87_109,Inside_110_121), whose protein sequence is MMIRWLISILVNALILIVVAGFFDSFYLSGVGAAIVASIVLSILNTLIKPFLILLTLPVTVLTFGLFLFVINAITLMIAQGIMGDSFYIEGFGTAIIASVFISLLNLMIYKAIIEPLREQK, encoded by the coding sequence ATGATGATTAGATGGTTAATAAGTATATTAGTAAACGCTCTTATTTTAATTGTTGTTGCTGGATTTTTCGACTCGTTTTATTTAAGTGGAGTTGGAGCTGCCATTGTCGCAAGTATCGTTCTTTCCATCCTGAATACTCTTATCAAACCTTTTTTAATCTTATTAACTTTACCAGTTACTGTCCTTACATTTGGATTGTTTTTATTTGTGATCAACGCTATAACGCTAATGATTGCTCAAGGAATCATGGGGGATTCGTTTTATATTGAAGGCTTCGGTACTGCGATCATTGCTTCTGTTTTTATATCATTGCTAAATTTAATGATTTATAAAGCAATTATCGAGCCATTGCGGGAACAAAAATGA
- a CDS encoding putative MPP superfamily phosphohydrolase (product_source=COG1408; cath_funfam=3.60.21.10; cog=COG1408; pfam=PF00149; superfamily=56300; transmembrane_helix_parts=Inside_1_8,TMhelix_9_26,Outside_27_323) has translation MNIFWKKSLFLIYVFFLLLTGSHHLHMDRSILATARPIKDSSQLETIVWLSDTQYYSERYPHIFQSQITWILQNRSLWNIRYVIHTGDIVNKGEDNIQWTRASEIMRQLDDAEMPYGVLAGNHDLVKKKSYQQYSLYFGENRFIGKPYYGKSYQNNRGHYDILTIGDQPFLFLYMGWGIGSEEIKWMNEVLKKYENHIAVLAFHKYLHKNGKRTFVGRKIFQNVVKENPNVKLVLSGHYDDSEYLVTKLDDNQDGTPDRKVYEILADYQGAPKGGQGFFRLFHFYTDSRTMYVRTFSPYVNQFYFYSPNKHPGKDEYWIDLSE, from the coding sequence ATGAATATTTTTTGGAAGAAGTCGTTGTTTCTTATATATGTTTTTTTCCTTTTATTAACAGGATCTCATCATCTTCATATGGACAGATCTATTCTTGCTACGGCGAGACCGATTAAGGATTCTTCTCAACTTGAAACGATTGTTTGGTTATCAGATACACAATATTATTCCGAGCGTTACCCCCATATATTTCAAAGCCAAATTACATGGATTTTGCAAAATCGTTCTTTATGGAATATTCGATATGTCATCCATACCGGGGATATTGTCAATAAAGGAGAAGATAACATTCAATGGACGCGTGCAAGTGAGATTATGCGGCAATTAGATGATGCGGAGATGCCATACGGAGTATTGGCTGGAAATCATGATCTTGTCAAAAAGAAATCATATCAACAATATTCCTTATATTTTGGTGAAAATCGTTTTATCGGTAAGCCTTATTACGGTAAGTCTTATCAAAACAACCGTGGACATTACGATATCCTCACGATTGGTGACCAGCCTTTTCTATTTCTTTATATGGGTTGGGGAATTGGATCTGAGGAAATAAAATGGATGAATGAAGTGTTAAAAAAATACGAAAACCATATTGCTGTGTTAGCTTTTCATAAGTATTTACATAAGAACGGGAAAAGAACATTTGTTGGTAGAAAAATATTTCAAAATGTAGTGAAAGAGAACCCGAATGTCAAATTAGTTTTAAGTGGTCACTATGATGATAGTGAGTATCTTGTTACAAAGCTTGATGATAACCAAGATGGTACCCCTGATCGAAAGGTATATGAAATTTTAGCCGATTACCAAGGGGCACCGAAGGGAGGACAAGGGTTTTTCAGGCTTTTTCACTTTTATACTGACTCTCGTACAATGTACGTCCGTACATTTTCACCTTATGTCAATCAATTTTATTTTTATTCACCAAATAAGCATCCCGGAAAGGATGAATATTGGATTGATTTATCAGAATAA
- a CDS encoding N-acetylmuramoyl-L-alanine amidase (product_source=KO:K01448; cath_funfam=3.40.630.40; cog=COG0860; ko=KO:K01448; pfam=PF01520,PF05036; smart=SM00646; superfamily=53187) has product MKIVVDAGHGYQTKGKQTVDGMKEYEFNRAVANYLKAELKKLKGVKVFFSHSDDKDVPLKERTTIANELKVDLFISIHANAYGYGRKWNSVSGIETYIYKSRPKEAVDLSNVIQRELIVQTGRKNRGVKTADFYVLRKTKMTAVLCECGFMTNKEEAQLLKTEAYRKKCAKAIAKAIQTYYQIPFKTEAIPSTSPSLYKVQLGAFQQKENAEKLAEQLQKLGYDPIIVKQQDSI; this is encoded by the coding sequence ATGAAAATTGTCGTAGATGCAGGACACGGTTATCAAACAAAAGGAAAACAAACAGTTGATGGAATGAAGGAATATGAATTTAATCGCGCCGTTGCCAATTATTTGAAAGCGGAATTAAAAAAGCTGAAAGGGGTCAAGGTTTTCTTTTCACACTCTGATGACAAGGACGTTCCTCTAAAGGAACGAACGACGATTGCTAACGAGTTAAAAGTAGATTTATTCATTTCCATCCATGCAAACGCTTATGGATATGGGAGAAAATGGAATAGTGTAAGTGGTATCGAAACTTATATTTACAAATCACGGCCAAAAGAAGCTGTTGACTTATCCAATGTCATTCAACGTGAGCTCATCGTGCAAACAGGCCGGAAAAACAGAGGCGTCAAAACAGCTGACTTTTATGTTTTACGAAAAACGAAGATGACCGCCGTACTATGTGAATGTGGTTTTATGACCAATAAAGAAGAAGCTCAACTTTTAAAAACGGAGGCTTATCGAAAAAAATGCGCGAAAGCCATCGCAAAGGCTATCCAAACGTATTATCAAATACCATTCAAAACCGAAGCAATACCATCAACTTCCCCATCATTATATAAAGTTCAGTTAGGGGCATTTCAGCAAAAAGAAAATGCAGAAAAATTAGCGGAACAACTGCAAAAATTAGGATATGATCCAATCATTGTTAAACAGCAGGACAGTATTTAA
- a CDS encoding HPr kinase/phosphorylase (product_source=KO:K06023; cath_funfam=3.40.1390.20,3.40.50.300; cog=COG1493; ko=KO:K06023; pfam=PF02603,PF07475; smart=SM00382; superfamily=53795,75138; tigrfam=TIGR00679) — protein MLKVRTKDIIEEFKLELISGEEGISRPITTSDLSRPGLEMAGFFTYYPKERIQILGMTELSFFERLTPEEKVHRMEQLCTDVTPAIIISRDLDVPQELIEASENTNVPVLRSPLKTTRLASRLTNFLESKLAPTTAIHGVLVDVYGVGVLITGKSGVGKSETALELVKRGHRLVADDCVEIRQEDGDTLIGNAPELIRHLLEIRGLGIIDVMTLFGAGAVRNYKRISLVINLELWNPKKQYDRLGLEEEKMKILDTYLTKLTIPVRPGRNLAVIIEVAAMNFRLKQMGFNAAEQFTSKLADVIEDHHDD, from the coding sequence GTGCTAAAAGTTCGCACAAAGGATATTATTGAAGAATTCAAATTAGAATTAATTAGTGGTGAAGAAGGAATTAGCCGTCCGATCACGACAAGTGATTTATCGAGACCGGGTTTAGAAATGGCAGGATTTTTTACTTATTATCCGAAAGAACGAATACAAATTTTAGGGATGACGGAATTGTCCTTTTTTGAACGGCTCACACCTGAAGAAAAGGTTCATCGCATGGAGCAGCTGTGCACAGATGTTACTCCAGCGATTATTATTTCTCGTGATTTGGATGTACCGCAAGAATTAATTGAAGCATCGGAAAATACAAATGTTCCGGTTTTGCGTTCTCCGCTTAAAACAACAAGGCTTGCGAGCCGATTGACAAACTTTTTAGAAAGCAAACTAGCACCGACTACGGCGATTCATGGTGTACTAGTCGATGTGTATGGAGTGGGGGTATTAATTACAGGAAAAAGTGGAGTAGGGAAAAGTGAGACTGCTTTGGAGCTTGTGAAACGAGGACACCGTCTAGTAGCAGACGATTGCGTGGAGATTCGTCAAGAGGATGGCGACACATTAATTGGCAATGCACCAGAATTAATTCGTCATTTGTTAGAAATTCGCGGTTTAGGAATCATCGATGTTATGACTCTGTTTGGAGCAGGGGCTGTACGCAACTATAAACGAATTTCTCTTGTCATTAATTTAGAATTATGGAATCCTAAAAAACAATACGATCGCCTCGGTCTTGAGGAAGAAAAAATGAAAATTTTGGATACATACTTGACCAAACTAACAATTCCTGTACGCCCAGGTCGAAATTTAGCGGTCATCATTGAAGTTGCTGCTATGAACTTCCGCTTAAAACAAATGGGATTTAATGCAGCAGAACAATTTACAAGCAAGCTGGCAGACGTGATTGAAGATCATCATGATGATTAA
- a CDS encoding phosphatidylglycerol:prolipoprotein diacylglycerol transferase (product_source=KO:K13292; cath_funfam=1.10.287.90; cog=COG0682; ko=KO:K13292; pfam=PF01790; superfamily=103473; tigrfam=TIGR00544; transmembrane_helix_parts=Outside_1_19,TMhelix_20_39,Inside_40_51,TMhelix_52_74,Outside_75_88,TMhelix_89_111,Inside_112_115,TMhelix_116_138,Outside_139_178,TMhelix_179_198,Inside_199_204,TMhelix_205_222,Outside_223_236,TMhelix_237_256,Inside_257_270): protein METNIQPIDRIAFELGPIQVYWYGVIIGIGALIGLWLAVRESERRGLHKDVFVDLVLFAIPIAIICARIYYVIFQWDYYSQNLSDIPKIWQGGLAIHGGLIGAILTGWVFARVKKLSFWQLVDIAAPSIILGQAIGRWGNFINQEAHGGPVSREFLENLFLPDFIINQMYIDGQYYHPTFLYESIWNIIGFLLLILLRRMNLRRGELFLSYVIWYSIGRFFIEGMRTDSLMLTETLRMAQVISIVLIIAAISTIIVRRVTGLANKRYLEK from the coding sequence ATGGAAACGAATATTCAACCGATCGATCGAATAGCATTTGAACTTGGGCCTATTCAAGTGTATTGGTACGGAGTCATTATTGGTATCGGAGCACTCATTGGGCTTTGGTTGGCTGTTCGTGAAAGTGAACGAAGAGGGCTTCATAAAGATGTTTTTGTCGATTTAGTACTATTTGCCATTCCGATCGCTATTATTTGTGCGCGCATTTACTATGTGATTTTCCAATGGGATTATTATTCGCAAAACCTCAGTGACATCCCGAAAATTTGGCAAGGAGGCCTTGCTATTCATGGCGGGTTGATCGGAGCGATCTTGACGGGATGGGTATTTGCGAGAGTCAAAAAGCTATCTTTTTGGCAGCTTGTAGATATCGCTGCACCTAGCATTATTCTTGGCCAGGCCATAGGACGCTGGGGGAATTTTATCAACCAGGAAGCACATGGCGGCCCTGTTTCCCGTGAATTTTTGGAAAATTTATTTTTACCAGATTTTATTATTAATCAAATGTATATTGATGGTCAGTATTATCATCCGACATTTCTTTATGAATCCATTTGGAATATTATTGGTTTTCTATTGCTTATTTTGCTTCGCAGAATGAATTTGCGGCGCGGCGAGCTATTTTTGTCGTATGTCATTTGGTATTCGATAGGCCGATTCTTTATTGAAGGGATGCGGACAGATAGTTTAATGTTGACAGAAACATTACGAATGGCACAAGTCATTTCTATTGTGTTAATTATTGCTGCCATTAGCACGATCATAGTTCGTCGTGTTACAGGTTTAGCGAATAAACGTTATTTAGAAAAATAA
- a CDS encoding hypothetical protein (product_source=COG3366; cog=COG3366; pfam=PF07670; transmembrane_helix_parts=Inside_1_18,TMhelix_19_41,Outside_42_60,TMhelix_61_83,Inside_84_89,TMhelix_90_107,Outside_108_116,TMhelix_117_139,Inside_140_173,TMhelix_174_193,Outside_194_219,TMhelix_220_242,Inside_243_254,TMhelix_255_277,Outside_278_281,TMhelix_282_301,Inside_302_316), whose amino-acid sequence MNVNESLKHGAKAGLQTSWTLGKVIFPVTLFVSLLQHTPLLDLLIDLITPIMGVFGLRGDAAIPLVLGNLLNLYAAIGAILTLELTVKEVFILAVMLSFSHNLIIESTVASKVGIKMWMILLVRIGLACVSAIIINIVWQGGEKQAQYGLIPQSDVKPSNWFEIIMDGLEKASFGILQLVVIVVPLMIVIQFMKDLGWLQSFSRWLSPFTRAIGMRENTSMTLVAGLTIGLAYGAGVMIQAVKEDGVSNRDLTLAFIFLVSCHAVVEDTLIFVPLGIPVLPLLIIRLVTAIVLTMIVGLIWKQERHPARKGAAYEN is encoded by the coding sequence ATGAACGTGAATGAAAGCTTGAAACATGGGGCAAAGGCTGGTCTTCAAACAAGTTGGACATTAGGAAAAGTCATCTTCCCCGTTACCTTATTTGTGTCACTTTTGCAGCATACGCCATTATTAGATCTGTTAATTGATCTTATTACGCCGATTATGGGGGTTTTTGGCTTAAGAGGGGATGCGGCAATCCCGCTTGTATTAGGAAATCTTCTGAATTTGTACGCAGCCATTGGAGCGATTTTAACCCTAGAGTTAACGGTCAAAGAAGTTTTTATTCTCGCTGTGATGTTATCTTTTTCTCACAATCTCATTATTGAATCGACTGTTGCAAGTAAAGTTGGCATTAAAATGTGGATGATTTTACTTGTTCGTATAGGTCTCGCTTGTGTATCAGCTATCATTATCAATATTGTTTGGCAAGGTGGAGAAAAACAAGCACAGTACGGGTTGATTCCACAATCAGATGTAAAACCTTCCAATTGGTTTGAGATCATCATGGATGGACTTGAAAAAGCGAGCTTCGGTATTTTACAGCTAGTGGTGATTGTCGTTCCGCTTATGATTGTCATCCAATTTATGAAGGATTTAGGATGGCTTCAATCATTTTCACGGTGGCTATCCCCTTTTACAAGGGCCATTGGAATGAGAGAAAACACTTCGATGACATTAGTGGCTGGCCTGACGATTGGTCTTGCTTATGGTGCCGGTGTCATGATTCAAGCAGTCAAAGAAGATGGGGTCAGCAATCGAGATTTAACGTTAGCCTTTATTTTCCTTGTATCTTGTCATGCTGTTGTAGAAGATACTCTAATTTTTGTCCCATTAGGCATCCCTGTTTTACCACTGTTAATCATTCGGCTCGTGACGGCTATTGTTTTGACAATGATTGTTGGATTAATATGGAAACAAGAGAGGCATCCAGCTAGGAAAGGGGCAGCTTATGAAAATTAA
- a CDS encoding pyrophosphatase PpaX (product_source=KO:K06019; cath_funfam=3.40.50.1000; cog=COG0546; ko=KO:K06019; pfam=PF13419; superfamily=56784; tigrfam=TIGR01549), whose product MKINTILFDLDGTLINTNDLIIESFLHTLNYYYPNQYKREDVLSFIGPPLIDTFQSIDEERVEEMVARYRKFNHEQHDALVKEYDTVYETVKALHENGFNLGIVTTKIRSTVNMGLKLTRMDAFFDVVVTLDDVENAKPHPEPIFKALKQLDAMPEEAIMVGDNHHDIEAGKNAGTKTAGVAWSIKGEEYIRSYHPDYLLKKMSDLLVIFGVK is encoded by the coding sequence ATGAAAATTAATACGATATTATTTGATCTTGACGGAACACTAATTAATACGAACGATTTAATCATAGAGTCATTTTTGCATACGTTAAATTATTACTATCCAAATCAGTATAAACGCGAGGATGTTTTATCCTTTATCGGTCCTCCTTTAATCGACACGTTTCAGTCAATCGATGAAGAACGGGTCGAGGAAATGGTGGCGCGTTACCGAAAGTTTAATCATGAACAGCACGATGCGCTCGTGAAAGAATACGATACGGTGTATGAAACCGTGAAAGCTTTGCATGAAAATGGATTTAATCTAGGGATTGTGACGACGAAAATTCGCTCAACTGTGAATATGGGATTAAAGCTAACAAGGATGGATGCTTTTTTTGATGTAGTTGTCACACTTGATGATGTTGAAAATGCAAAGCCGCATCCAGAGCCGATTTTTAAAGCGTTAAAACAGCTTGATGCCATGCCGGAAGAAGCGATCATGGTAGGTGATAACCATCATGATATTGAAGCTGGAAAAAACGCTGGAACGAAAACAGCTGGTGTTGCTTGGAGCATTAAAGGGGAAGAGTATATTCGATCATATCATCCTGATTATCTATTAAAAAAAATGAGTGATTTACTAGTTATTTTTGGAGTGAAATAA
- a CDS encoding acetyltransferase-like isoleucine patch superfamily enzyme (product_source=COG0110; cath_funfam=2.160.10.10; cog=COG0110; pfam=PF14602; superfamily=51161; transmembrane_helix_parts=Inside_1_20,TMhelix_21_43,Outside_44_47,TMhelix_48_70,Inside_71_169), producing the protein MRRTDRYPVSGSNSLWQVYKTVSFWKVFKNVLIILIGRFIPFMPLKNWLYRTFLGMDIGSYTSLAFMVMVDIMFPEKIKIGQNSIIGYNTTILAHEYLVEEYRLGNVEIGNEVMIGANSTILPGVKIGDRAVVAAGTVVHKDVPEGCFVGGNPMRIIYTKEEMDQRRKV; encoded by the coding sequence TTGAGAAGAACAGATCGGTACCCTGTTTCCGGATCCAATTCTTTATGGCAAGTATATAAAACGGTCTCGTTTTGGAAAGTGTTTAAAAATGTTCTCATCATTTTGATCGGTCGCTTTATTCCATTTATGCCTCTTAAAAATTGGCTTTATCGCACTTTTCTCGGCATGGACATTGGTTCTTACACTTCCTTAGCTTTTATGGTAATGGTCGATATTATGTTCCCAGAGAAAATTAAAATAGGTCAAAATAGCATTATTGGTTATAACACCACGATTTTAGCACATGAATATTTAGTGGAAGAGTATCGGCTAGGGAACGTTGAAATCGGCAATGAAGTGATGATTGGTGCAAATTCGACGATTTTACCAGGTGTAAAAATAGGCGATCGTGCAGTTGTAGCCGCTGGCACAGTCGTCCATAAAGATGTTCCGGAAGGGTGCTTTGTTGGTGGAAACCCGATGCGAATCATTTACACGAAGGAAGAGATGGACCAAAGACGTAAGGTGTAA
- a CDS encoding ATP phosphoribosyltransferase regulatory subunit (product_source=KO:K02502; cath_funfam=3.30.930.10; cog=COG3705; ko=KO:K02502; pfam=PF13393; superfamily=55681; tigrfam=TIGR00443), which yields MFMFEKPLGMRDTLPSLYTFKSSVRNNMINVIEKWGYQMLETPTLEFYETVGVQSAILEQQLFKLLDQQGHTLVLRPDMTAPIARVAASKLFKGNYPLRLAYAANVFRAQQHEGGRPAEFEQVGVELIGDGTTSADAEVIALMVSALKEAGLKEFKISIGHIGFIHALFEEILGNAERADVLRRYLYEKNFVGYREHVKGLSISQIDKDRLLKVLYLRGGIEKCDEAMELVQCKEGKQALVDLQNLWTHLQSYQVEKYVKLELNIVSHMSYYTGILFELYANHVGFPIGNGGRYDQLLANFERPAPATGFGIRLDHLVEALGEIQVTRDLYSVIYSEERRQEAFQEASKLREEGKHVVLQNISGIQDVDSFAKQFTDVFYFLGKPGKERER from the coding sequence GTGTTTATGTTTGAAAAACCGCTTGGGATGCGGGATACGTTGCCAAGCTTATATACGTTTAAGTCTTCTGTACGTAACAACATGATCAATGTTATTGAAAAATGGGGTTATCAAATGTTAGAAACGCCAACATTGGAGTTTTATGAAACCGTTGGTGTTCAATCTGCTATTTTAGAGCAGCAATTGTTTAAATTATTAGATCAGCAAGGGCATACACTTGTGTTACGCCCTGATATGACGGCGCCAATTGCTCGTGTAGCAGCATCAAAGCTGTTTAAAGGGAATTACCCTCTGCGGCTTGCTTATGCAGCGAATGTATTTCGGGCTCAACAACATGAGGGAGGACGTCCAGCTGAGTTTGAACAAGTCGGAGTAGAGTTAATTGGAGATGGAACGACGAGTGCCGATGCTGAAGTCATTGCACTTATGGTTTCTGCATTGAAAGAAGCAGGCTTGAAAGAATTTAAAATTTCGATCGGCCATATCGGCTTTATTCATGCTCTTTTTGAAGAAATATTAGGCAATGCGGAACGGGCGGATGTACTGCGCCGATATTTATATGAGAAAAACTTTGTTGGCTACAGGGAGCATGTGAAAGGATTGTCCATTTCCCAAATTGATAAGGACAGACTATTAAAGGTGCTTTATTTAAGAGGCGGCATTGAAAAATGTGACGAAGCAATGGAGCTTGTCCAATGTAAAGAAGGAAAGCAGGCCCTTGTTGATTTGCAAAATTTGTGGACTCATCTTCAATCTTATCAAGTAGAAAAATATGTTAAGCTAGAATTAAACATTGTTAGCCATATGAGCTATTATACAGGTATTTTGTTTGAATTGTACGCGAATCACGTAGGGTTTCCGATTGGAAATGGCGGACGGTATGATCAGCTTCTTGCCAATTTTGAGCGTCCTGCTCCGGCAACGGGATTTGGAATTCGTTTAGACCACCTTGTCGAAGCATTAGGAGAAATACAAGTTACGAGAGATCTTTATAGTGTGATTTATAGCGAGGAAAGACGACAAGAGGCTTTCCAGGAAGCGAGTAAACTTCGTGAAGAAGGAAAGCATGTCGTTTTGCAAAATATTTCGGGTATTCAAGATGTTGATTCATTTGCTAAGCAGTTTACGGATGTGTTTTATTTTCTCGGGAAACCCGGGAAGGAGAGAGAAAGATGA